DNA from Paraburkholderia largidicola:
CAGCACGGCGACGGTGAGTGGCACGCCTGCGCCTGGTACGCGTGTCGAAGTGAAGGGCACGGTGGTGCAGGGCGTTCTGGTCGCGACGCAAGTCGAGGTCGAAAATGAAAACGAGCCGGCGGAAGCGCATGAATTTCACAGCGTGATCGCGAGCATCGACAAGTCCCAGCAGACCTTGACGCTGCGCGATGGGTCGGTTGTCGTGAAGTGGGATGGGAGCACGGTCTTCGATACAGCGACCCTTCCGCGTGGAGCCGATGATCTCGTGGCTGGCCTGAAGGTGGAGGTAAAGGGCAGGTTGACGGGCAGCGCAGTTCTGGCGACGCGCATCAAACGGGATAACTAGGCGATTGCAGACTTCACGGTCCGGGAAGGCGATACGCGCGAATGGAATAGAAGGGAAGTGCCGATCGTTTATCGAACGTTGGCGGTGTATGTCGCGTGGTCACTTCTTCGGATCGTTTGATCCGACAACGGCAAACGGGAGAGCGTTCATGGATATCGAAGGTGCGGTTGGCACGATGACGTTGATGTCGAAGGCGGTTTCGGCTGCGCAGCCAAAGCTTCGCGTGATGCGCCTGGAGGCGTCGATTGATGGCACAGCGGTCATACTGACTGATGTCGATCTTACCGGGATGGGCATTAGCCGAGAGGTCTGTTATCGGATTACCGTTGCCGAGCTGGTGTCGGCGATTGAAGTGCATGGGGTCGAGCAGTGGCTTGATTCACTGAGCCGCTGAGATCTGTTGCGGTGCGTTCAGGTTGTCGTTGGCATCCGCGATGCGCTTTTCCGGCTTTGACGTCGCCCCTGTGCGGGGCGGCACAGGGCGACGATTGAAGCACGATCGCCAGCGCGGGTGCCGTCGGCAAGCCTGGTGATCGTGCTTCGAGCGCCTAAAACGTATACCGCATTCCACCAAACACGCTGCGCCCCGACCCGGGATAAAAAATCGCCGTGTTAGTGGCAGTACGCGCATTGGCAACCGTGCTGATATCACTGACATACCGTTTGTTCGTCAGATTTCGGGCGTCGACGAACAGTGACACTCCGTTCCTGAAATCCATCCCGGCTTGCACACCGAGCAGCGTATAGCCGGGCACGCGCAGCGTATTCGCATCGTCCGCCCAGGCGCCCGCAGGTACCCAGTCCACACTGGCGGCGATATGAAAACCATTCGGCCTTGCGTAACCGAGCGTCGCCCGCACGACATTCACGGGCACACCCGCAATCCGGTTATTGCCATACTGCGGATCATCCTTGAAGCGGAAGTCGTTCAACGTCCACACAGCCGATAACGCGATGCTGTCACCCGCGCCGGGTTGAAACACATCGCGCAACAGATCGACGGAAGCCCCAGCCTCGATACCCTGAATTACCGTACGATTCGCGTTGAACGTCGTCGCCGGGATATCGGGGTTCGTCGTGTACTGCAGCAACTGGTCCCGCACCATCGACCGATAGGCAGTGATATCCCATGCGAACCGGTCACGCGTTCCGCGGGTTCCCACTTCAAGCGTCCACGCATGCTGCGATGAAAGCGGCGTGAAGCGCGTCGTGGTGCTGAAAGTCTGCGTGAGATCCGTGAAGTCCGGCACGTCCTGGCTGCGCGTGATGTCGATAAATGCCTGGATATCGCGAGCAGGTTGCCATAGCAGTCCGAGTTTCGGATTCAAGCCGTTATACGTCGCGCTCGCGGACTTGTACGTCGGGTCAGCTGCGAGCCCGCCATGATCGACGTATTTGCGCACATCCCGCAACGCCTTGAGGCCTGCCATCACCGCGACAGTCGGCAGGAAGAACAGACGGTTTTCGACGTACGCTTCATAGTTGTAGGCGCTCTGCGTCGAATCCAGCGTCTGCGCGCCTTTGTTGCCCATTACGTTGACGTATTGCCGGGCCTGCGTATTGCCACCGAAGAACCGCGCACCCGCGATCAGATCGTTGCGCATGCCACCGAGTTGCAATGTTGCTGTGTAATGCGGCGCAATGCCATAGGTCCAACCATCCTGGTCGATTACCTGGAAGATCGGATGAAAGAGGCTCTTGTGGATCACCCAGCTATCGATGTCGATCTGGCCGGTTTCGAGCCTGAACGTCGTGCGGTTCGCGATCCGTTCCGTGCGCGTGTTGCGCGCCTGATCGCCGGCGAGCGCGCCTGGTGAAGCTTTGGTCGGATTGTTGAGCGCGTCGGACAGCGACAACGTACCCGGCACTTGCTGGTTCACGATATACGCGCCGAGATAGAAGCGCGTCTCCACATCGGGGCTGAAGCGGTAGCCGACGTTGCCGTTGAACTGCTCGTATTGCCCGCGCTCGTGCTGACGGTAGCCGTCGGCGTGATCGACCGTGAACGTGCCG
Protein-coding regions in this window:
- a CDS encoding TonB-dependent receptor family protein → MNHPLNRRLPMSSAALIFAGSAFAQSGPNEAPLAEATLPAVVVMDTTQPSLTSQTVGEQRRKLFETAGSVGFVDSESYASTYAFTLRDVLKTVPGVYVQNRYGQELRLSVRGSGVARSFHTRGLEILQDGIPTNLADGSGDYYQIDPLALQSVEVYKGGNGLAYGSSTLGGAIDFLTPTAYTALAPNMLRLEGGSFGTIRGSAQFSRIVGPLDFIGTFTVDHADGYRQHERGQYEQFNGNVGYRFSPDVETRFYLGAYIVNQQVPGTLSLSDALNNPTKASPGALAGDQARNTRTERIANRTTFRLETGQIDIDSWVIHKSLFHPIFQVIDQDGWTYGIAPHYTATLQLGGMRNDLIAGARFFGGNTQARQYVNVMGNKGAQTLDSTQSAYNYEAYVENRLFFLPTVAVMAGLKALRDVRKYVDHGGLAADPTYKSASATYNGLNPKLGLLWQPARDIQAFIDITRSQDVPDFTDLTQTFSTTTRFTPLSSQHAWTLEVGTRGTRDRFAWDITAYRSMVRDQLLQYTTNPDIPATTFNANRTVIQGIEAGASVDLLRDVFQPGAGDSIALSAVWTLNDFRFKDDPQYGNNRIAGVPVNVVRATLGYARPNGFHIAASVDWVPAGAWADDANTLRVPGYTLLGVQAGMDFRNGVSLFVDARNLTNKRYVSDISTVANARTATNTAIFYPGSGRSVFGGMRYTF